In Cicer arietinum cultivar CDC Frontier isolate Library 1 chromosome 7, Cicar.CDCFrontier_v2.0, whole genome shotgun sequence, the genomic window TACAATAAATATGACGAATTGAAGTTTATGAATATCGACTATTTAATGATCACCGattcaatttcaattatattGAGTTCAAAACTTTATCAATATATgttgacttttatttttatttttattataatttaaaaatatatcaaatctctaaaataaaaaataaattctaaatataaagaaaaattatatatttattttaaatagatttttaaaaatacttgaAGATATTATTCTGATGTCACATGTAAATCTAACTAGCCAACACGTATACACAATCATTTGTCTCAAAAAAGGGTTTTATAAGAAGAGTCTTGAGACAATAGAACTCTTCCTTACACAGTACAATGTTTCCAACACATTTTGCTACCTTCCTTGTTATCCTTGTCTTCTTCCCTCACTCATTTGCAGATACAACTTCATTTGTGAAAGCCGGTTATTACTATTCCGCTAATGAAATTTCATCTTCAGACATAAAATCCAATCTTTTCACACACCTCTTATGTGCTTTTGCTTTCATAAACTCCACAAACTACAACATCTTCATAAACTCTTCTGAGGAACACAAATTCTCCATCTTTACTAACACGGTTAAGCTTCAAAACCCAtcaatttcaactattttatCAATCTACAGTGGAGGAGATAGCTCTTCGGTTTTTAATTCAATGCTAAACCAATCTTCTTATAGACAATCTTTCATTGATTCTTCGATTGAAACAGctagaaaatatggatttcatgGCATAGACCTTTGTGGGGTGTTACCAAAGAAAGGTAAAGAACTTGCAAATTTAGCAACCCTTTTGAGAGAGTGGCGAATCGCGATAACTTCTGATGCAAGAAACTCGAAAAAGACAGAGTTGGTGTTGGTGATGACAGGTTATTATCTCAAAGATTCGGATTTTATTAGTTACCCTTTTGAATCAATGCAGAAGAATTTGGATTGGGTTCATTTTGCTGCATATGATTACTATGTTCCTAAAAAGGACAACGTAACGGGTTTTCATGCGGCTTTGTATGGTTCTTATGGTTGGGAAAATACTGATTCTGGTATCAAAGAATGGAGAAAAAGGGGATTTTCTTCTAACAAACTTGTAATTGGTTTGCCTTATCATGGATATGCATGGACACTTGTGCAACAAGGAGAAGATGGTGTTGGAAAACCAGCTTTTGGACCTTCTGTTACAATGGATGGTGACATGGCTTATAAGTTTATAAAAAGTTACATTAGAAGCTTTGGAGATGGAGTTGTTTCATCTTATAATGCTACTGCTGTGGTGAATTATTTCACAGTTGCATCCACTACTTGGGTTAATTTTGATGATGTGGAAGCTGTTAAAGAAAAAGTTTCTTATGCTAAGAAAAATGGACTACTTGGTTACAATGTGTTCCAAGTGGGGAATGATGACAATTGGGTCCTCTCAAGGGCAGGTAAATTTTCTATGCCCCAAGTTTCAAGCAAAATATTATTTGGAATGTTACTTGGTCCACTACACTATTTGCTTGTTTTTCAGTGGAAAATATTTGACTTGAAAATATGACATTTGAATGATTCTTACATATTAGACTAGTTAGCTCGAAAACCTTTATCCTTTATCattcattagttaattataagttgattttatatttgttataattagtTGAGTTTATTAGGAGATATTAAAAGTTATTCACCTTATATATATTCTCTCATTTGTAATCTTTAGTTCAATCAATGAATGAGATTATTCATAAAACTTCCATTTTACtcattttgtaatattttaaacgTTAAAGATCCTTCTCTACCCTTGTTCACACATTACTACTCTCCCCAAAGCATGTCTAGTTGTAGAATTTTGGTGGAATTCAGTGCATTATTGATGATATAATAGCACGTGAACTTTAATTCGCGGTAATTGTGTATATATGTTGCAGTAATATATAGAATATGAAAATACACCAAACATAAAAAATGTGTTTCaactattaaatttatttttaaaaggattaATTCGCTGAAAAAGTTGGGAGAAGTCCAACGCAGATACTTTTCAAGAGGTCGCTCATCTTAGTACTAATATATTCAATCATGTTTTAGTGCATAGTTCTGATAGACATTTTAGTACTAATATATTCAATCACCTATCTTATATATTGGTGTTGCAATTCTAGATTGACATTTGAACCAATTTCTTCAGCTCAAGAAGTACTAGATGAAGATCATCATCATAACAGAAGGTTGCTGATAATTGTTCTGCTTACTACATTGACCATTGCCCTTCTCTTGGGAATAGTATTATGCTATTATTACCAAGGTAAGAATATAATTAACCTTCACTTTAGAGTGATAAAATTGTATAATAAATCAAGAGATTTTCATGTGTAcaattttctcattttatttatctccCATCATTTTGGCAGGAACAGTGACCACTATTACAAGACTAATATACAAACTGAGGATATATTTATCAGCAGGTGAAGAAGATCTTAATGGAAATGATTCTGATTTGATAGTATTTAGTTATCTCACACTTAAAGTAGCAACAAATAACTTCTCAAAAGAAAATAAGCTTGGAGAGGGTGGATTTGGAGTAGTGTACAAGGTAAACAATTGGAAACTCATCTGTTAGTGAAATATTTCATGCATAGAGAAACTGTGAAATGTAAATTTAAGATTATCAAAGTTTTCAATTACTTTGACAAGGACACTAATGATGTATTCTTTTATATGATTTCCTAGACATTAAATTGTTGAGATATTTTAATCTCTAGTTAGCCAAAACTCTATTAGTAATGATGTATTCTCATCTGTAgcagtttttaaattattttcagatTCTGATGACATCCATACCACAAATTTAGAGTGCAATGTTGTAATAAGAAATTATCTGATGACTGTGTTATGATCTGATTTTGACAGGGAAAATTACGGAAGGGACAAGAAATTGCTGTCAAAAGACTATCAAAAACCTCAAAACAAGGACTTGAAGAGTTCAAAAACGAGATTGCGCTTACGGCGAGACTACAACATGTGAATTTAGTTAGACTTTTGGGTTACTGcacaaaaaaatatgagaag contains:
- the LOC101500690 gene encoding uncharacterized protein isoform X2, with translation MFPTHFATFLVILVFFPHSFADTTSFVKAGYYYSANEISSSDIKSNLFTHLLCAFAFINSTNYNIFINSSEEHKFSIFTNTVKLQNPSISTILSIYSGGDSSSVFNSMLNQSSYRQSFIDSSIETARKYGFHGIDLCGVLPKKGKELANLATLLREWRIAITSDARNSKKTELVLVMTGYYLKDSDFISYPFESMQKNLDWVHFAAYDYYVPKKDNVTGFHAALYGSYGWENTDSGIKEWRKRGFSSNKLVIGLPYHGYAWTLVQQGEDGVGKPAFGPSVTMDGDMAYKFIKSYIRSFGDGVVSSYNATAVVNYFTVASTTWVNFDDVEAVKEKVSYAKKNGLLGYNVFQVGNDDNWVLSRAAQEVLDEDHHHNRRLLIIVLLTTLTIALLLGIVLCYYYQVTTITRLIYKLRIYLSAGEEDLNGNDSDLIVFSYLTLKVATNNFSKENKLGEGGFGVVYKGKLRKGQEIAVKRLSKTSKQGLEEFKNEIALTARLQHVNLVRLLGYCTKKYEKLLIYEYLPNKSLDHFLFDPRKSILLDWRKRVNIIEGVTQGLLYLQEYSNFTIIHRDLKASNVLLDHEMNPKISDFGMARIFGKFDLEANTSKIVGTYGYVPPEYVKKGIYSPKYDVYSFGVLLLQIISGKRTSCYYGTHENMNLLEYAYELWIEDKGVEFFDPSLDDTKSHCKIMRCMQVALLCVQENSADRPSMLEVDSMLKNEGAAVCTPNVPAFSTKKHEDYAYDKGDMSNSGFKFSSINDVTISQMVPR
- the LOC101500690 gene encoding uncharacterized protein isoform X1 gives rise to the protein MFPTHFATFLVILVFFPHSFADTTSFVKAGYYYSANEISSSDIKSNLFTHLLCAFAFINSTNYNIFINSSEEHKFSIFTNTVKLQNPSISTILSIYSGGDSSSVFNSMLNQSSYRQSFIDSSIETARKYGFHGIDLCGVLPKKGKELANLATLLREWRIAITSDARNSKKTELVLVMTGYYLKDSDFISYPFESMQKNLDWVHFAAYDYYVPKKDNVTGFHAALYGSYGWENTDSGIKEWRKRGFSSNKLVIGLPYHGYAWTLVQQGEDGVGKPAFGPSVTMDGDMAYKFIKSYIRSFGDGVVSSYNATAVVNYFTVASTTWVNFDDVEAVKEKVSYAKKNGLLGYNVFQVGNDDNWVLSRAAQEVLDEDHHHNRRLLIIVLLTTLTIALLLGIVLCYYYQGTVTTITRLIYKLRIYLSAGEEDLNGNDSDLIVFSYLTLKVATNNFSKENKLGEGGFGVVYKGKLRKGQEIAVKRLSKTSKQGLEEFKNEIALTARLQHVNLVRLLGYCTKKYEKLLIYEYLPNKSLDHFLFDPRKSILLDWRKRVNIIEGVTQGLLYLQEYSNFTIIHRDLKASNVLLDHEMNPKISDFGMARIFGKFDLEANTSKIVGTYGYVPPEYVKKGIYSPKYDVYSFGVLLLQIISGKRTSCYYGTHENMNLLEYAYELWIEDKGVEFFDPSLDDTKSHCKIMRCMQVALLCVQENSADRPSMLEVDSMLKNEGAAVCTPNVPAFSTKKHEDYAYDKGDMSNSGFKFSSINDVTISQMVPR
- the LOC101500690 gene encoding uncharacterized protein isoform X3; protein product: MFPTHFATFLVILVFFPHSFADTTSFVKAGYYYSANEISSSDIKSNLFTHLLCAFAFINSTNYNIFINSSEEHKFSIFTNTVKLQNPSISTILSIYSGGDSSSVFNSMLNQSSYRQSFIDSSIETARKYGFHGIDLCGVLPKKGKELANLATLLREWRIAITSDARNSKKTELVLVMTGYYLKDSDFISYPFESMQKNLDWVHFAAYDYYVPKKDNVTGFHAALYGSYGWENTDSGIKEWRKRGFSSNKLVIGLPYHGYAWTLVQQGEDGVGKPAFGPSVTMDGDMAYKFIKSYIRSFGDGVVSSYNATAVVNYFTVASTTWVNFDDVEAVKEKVSYAKKNGLLGYNVFQVGNDDNWVLSRAAQEVLDEDHHHNRRLLIIVLLTTLTIALLLGIVLCYYYQGTVTTITRLIYKLRIYLSAGEEDLNGNDSDLIVFSYLTLKVATNNFSKENKLGEGGFGVVYKGKLRKGQEIAVKRLSKTSKQGLEEFKNEIALTARLQHVNLVRLLGYCTKKYEKLLIYEYLPNKSLDHFLFDPRKSILLDWRKRVNIIEDHEMNPKISDFGMARIFGKFDLEANTSKIVGTYGYVPPEYVKKGIYSPKYDVYSFGVLLLQIISGKRTSCYYGTHENMNLLEYAYELWIEDKGVEFFDPSLDDTKSHCKIMRCMQVALLCVQENSADRPSMLEVDSMLKNEGAAVCTPNVPAFSTKKHEDYAYDKGDMSNSGFKFSSINDVTISQMVPR